From the Gadus chalcogrammus isolate NIFS_2021 chromosome 15, NIFS_Gcha_1.0, whole genome shotgun sequence genome, one window contains:
- the slc18a3a gene encoding probable vesicular acetylcholine transporter-A: MEPEGVPEAPAMANLAQTAAMKLSQMSERSKQLGTAMQNPDRQRRIILVIVCVALLLDNMLYMVIVPIIPDYLAELQIEAEHARPVQHYNFTNGTVPKVTKGNFDLQIGVLFASKAILQLLINPISGTLIDRIGYDIPLFIGLNVMFLSTLTFAFAENYATLFLARSMQGFGSAFADTAGIALIADTYTEERDRSRALGIALAFISFGSLVAPPFGGILYQFAGKRVPFLVLAVICLIDGIMCLAVLKPFSNKERANMPVGTPIYKLMFDPYIAVVAGALTTCNIPLAFLEPTIANWMEDTMNASEWEIGMTWFPAFFPHVLGVYLTVKLAEKYPHLQWFYGAIGMVFIGASSCTVPACKNFGQLMIPLCGICFGIALVDTALLPTLGFLVDVRHVSVYGSVYAIADISYCVAYAMGPIVAGQIVHNLGFVQLNLGMGLANVLYAPALILLRKVSQMKPSFSARDMLLEDGPTGLYNTIKMEDREKRRKGLCTTIDENGVETFAQRSYSEEESSGGEYA, translated from the coding sequence ATGGAGCCGGAGGGTGTACCGGAGGCGCCAGCGATGGCTAATTTGGCCCAAACAGCCGCCATGAAACTGTCCCAAATGAGCGAACGAAGTAAGCAGCTGGGCACCGCCATGCAGAACCCGGACCGCCAGAGACGGATTATCCTGGTCATAGTTTGTGTTGCACTTTTGTTAGACAACATGCTGTACATGGTGATCGTGCCGATCATCCCCGACTACCTGGCAGAACTGCAGATCGAAGCGGAACACGCCCGTCCCGTCCAGCACTACAACTTCACCAACGGCACGGTCCCAAAAGTAACCAAGGGTAACTTCGACCTGCAGATCGGGGTACTTTTCGCGTCCAAAGCCATCCTGCAGCTCCTCATCAACCCGATTAGCGGCACGTTAATAGACCGCATTGGTTATGACATCCCGCTGTTCATCGGACTCAACGTCATGTTCCTCTCCACGCTCACGTTCGCCTTCGCGGAGAATTACGCGACGCTGTTCCTGGCGCGCAGCATGCAGGGCTTCGGCTCAGCGTTCGCGGACACCGCGGGCATCGCGCTCATCGCGGACACGTACACTGAGGAGCGCGACCGGAGCCGAGCCCTGGGTATCGCGCTGGCCTTCATCTCCTTCGGGAGCCTCGTGGCGCCCCCATTTGGAGGCATCCTCTACCAGTTCGCGGGGAAGCGCGTGCCCTTCCTGGTCCTGGCCGTCATATGTCTCATCGACGGCATCATGTGCCTGGCCGTGTTGAAACCGTTCTCCAACAAGGAGAGGGCCAACATGCCCGTGGGGACCCCAATCTACAAGCTGATGTTCGACCCCTACATCGCCGTGGTGGCCGGTGCGCTCACCACCTGCAACATCCCGCTGGCCTTCCTCGAGCCCACCATCGCCAACTGGATGGAGGACACCATGAACGCCAGCGAGTGGGAGATCGGGATGACGTGGTTTCCCGCCTTTTTCCCGCACGTGCTCGGCGTTTACCTGACGGTGAAACTGGCGGAGAAGTACCCCCACCTGCAGTGGTTCTACGGGGCCATCGGCATGGTGTTCATCGGGGCCAGCTCGTGCACCGTGCCCGCGTGCAAGAACTTCGGGCAGCTGATGATCCCGCTGTGCGGGATCTGCTTCGGCATCGCCCTGGTGGACACGGCGCTGCTGCCCACCCTGGGCTTCCTGGTGGACGTGCGTCACGTGTCCGTGTACGGGAGCGTGTACGCCATCGCGGACATCTCCTACTGCGTGGCGTACGCGATGGGGCCCATAGTCGCCGGACAGATCGTGCACAACCTGGGCTTCGTGCAACTGAACCTGGGCATGGGCCTAGCCAACGTGCTTTACGCACCGGCGCTCATCCTGCTGAGGAAAGTGTCCCAGATGAAGCCGTCCTTCTCGGCGCGCGACATGCTGCTGGAGGACGGGCCGACGGGACTGTACAACACCATCAAGATGGAGGACCGCGAAAAGAGGAGAAAGGGCCTGTGCACGACCATAGACGAGAACGGCGTGGAGACGTTTGCGCAGCGCTCCTACTCCGAGGAGGAGTCCTCGGGCGGGGAGTACGCGTAA
- the rgra gene encoding retinal G protein coupled receptor a, whose product MVSAYPLPEGFSDFDVFSFGSFLLVEGLLGIILNAVTIVAFCKVKELRTPSNFLVFSLAMADIGISMNASVAAFSSFLRYWPYGSDGCQTHGFQGFTVALASIHFVAAIAWDRYHQYCTRTKLQWSSAVTLSVFIWLFSAFWSAMPLIGWGAYDYEPLRSCCTLDYTKGDRNYVSYLIPMTVFNMVVQIFVVMSSYQSIDQKFKKTGNPRFNASTPLKTLLFCWGPYGILAFYAAIENASLVSPKLRMMAPILAKTAPTFNVFLYALGNENYRGGIWQLLTGEKIVPQEVPQIENKSK is encoded by the exons ATGGTCTCGGCTTACCCTTTACCGGAGGGCTTCTCGGACTTCGATGTTTTCTCCTTTGGATCATTTCTGCTGGTGGAGG GACTCCTTGGAATCATCCTCAATGCTGTTACTATCGTGGCTTTCTGCAAAGTGAAAGAACTGAGGACCCCCAGCAATTTCCTCGTTTTCAGTTTGGCAATGGCTGATATTGGAATCTCCATGAATGCCAGCGTCGCGGCTTTCTCCAGCTTTTTGAG GTACTGGCCGTATGGCTCCGATGGTTGCCAGACCCACGGGTTCCAAGGTTTCACAGTAGCTCTTGCCAGCATCCATTTTGTTGCCGCCATCGCATGGGACAGATATCACCAGTACTGCACCA GGACCAAACTGCAGTGGAGCAGTGCCGTCACTCTGAGCGTGTTCATCTGGCTGTTCAGCGCATTCTGGTCCGCCATGCCCCTGATCGGATGGGGAGCGTATGACTACGAACCCCTCAGGAGCTGTTGCACCCTGGACTACACCAAGGGAGACCG GAACTATGTCTCTTACCTGATCCCCATGACCGTCTTCAACATGGTGGTCCAGATCTTCGTGGTCATGTCCTCCTACCAGTCCATTGACCAGAAGTTCAAGAAGACCGGAAACCCAAGG TTCAATGCCAGCACCCCTCTGAAGACTCTCCTGTTCTGCTGGGGTCCCTATGGAATCCTGGCTTTCTACGCTGCTATTGAGAACGCCTCACTGGTCTCCCCAAAGCTGAGGATG ATGGCTCCTATCCTGGCAAAGACAGCGCCCACCTTCAACGTGTTCCTGTACGCCTTGGGAAACGAGAACTACCGCGGGGGCATCTGGCAACTCCTCACCGGGGAGAAGATCGTGCCTCAAGAAGTGCCTCAGATTGAGAACAAGTCCAAATAA
- the lrit1a gene encoding LOW QUALITY PROTEIN: leucine-rich repeat, immunoglobulin-like domain and transmembrane domain-containing protein 1a (The sequence of the model RefSeq protein was modified relative to this genomic sequence to represent the inferred CDS: inserted 1 base in 1 codon) gives MFLFLVLGLHLATGALLPSVGACPSQCSCFYHNLSDGSKARSVICNDQDISLVPVGFPADTSKLRIEKTAIQIIPGEAFNYLSSLEFLWMSFNALSSLSPDSFRGLLTLEELRLDGNALIAFPWETLMDMPSLRLLDLHNNQLTFLPLEANLYMRNLTYLDLSSNSLQTLPAELLASWLSVKPAQGPESSKLILGLHDNPWVCDCRIYDLVQFQKSPTLSVAFIDTRLRCSAPESESGILFSDVELRRCQLPRIHTAVARVRSAVGNNVLLRCGTIGVPIPDLTWRRADGKLINGTVQQEISQEGITWSILSVPAVSYRDSGKYVCKAVNYAGEAEAVISLMVSNGPKADGNQTGADRKPKAKKPNPMGKAAYQEKLVARYALPATNTTPRPPAPEPAAPLAPDRGAGPPPGRRTARTAAHRAXGPATSSAQDGLLDLEKTNLSNLAANTSSLQQDPDRVVRSVKVVGDTDNTIALNWRAPKAKNTTAFSVLYAVFGERDMRKINVGAGQNRVTIEGLVPRTKYIACVCVRGLIPKKEQCVIFSTDEAASATGTQKLINVIVITVACIIAVPLTVIVCCGALKRRIQKYWGKKSKDIQDSYVTFETLSPATKAKGQEGEYLTRLNPEESNRLLSARSSLDSEATAKIEGQPNEYFC, from the exons ATGTTCCTCTTCCTGGTGCTGGGGCTCCACCTGGCCACAGGTGCGCTTCTCCCCTCGGTGGGCGCGTGTCCGTCCCAGTGCAGCTGTTTTTACCACAACCTGAGTGACGGGTCTAAAGCAAG GAGCGTCATCTGCAACGACCAGGACATCTCCCTCGTGCCTGTCGGCTTCCCCGCCGACACCTCCAAACTGCGCATCGAGAAAACGGCCATTCAGATCATCCCGGGCGAAGCCTTTAACTACCTCTCCAGCCTGGAGTTCCTGTGGATGTCCTTCAACGCGCTGTCCAGCCTAAGCCCGGACAGCTTCCGCGGCCTGCTCACCCTGGAGGAGCTGCGGCTGGACGGGAACGCGCTCATCGCGTTCCCCTGGGAGACCCTCATGGACATgcccagcctcagactgctggaTTTGCACAACAACCAGCTGACCTTTCTGCCGTTGGAGGCCAACCTGTACATGAGGAACCTCACCTATCTGGACCTGTCCAGCAACAGCCTGCAGACCCTGCCTGCTGAGCTGCTGGCCTCCTGGCTCTCCGTCAAACCGGCGCAAGGGCCCGAGAGCTCCAAACTAATACTAG GTCTCCATGACAACCCTTGGGTGTGCGACTGCCGGATTTACGACTTGGTCCAGTTTCAGAAGTCGCCGACTCTCTCGGTGGCGTTCATAGACACCCGACTGCGGTGCTCGGCTCCGGAGAGCGAGTCCGGGATTCTGTTCAGCGACGTGGAGTTGCGCCGGTGCCAGCTCCCTCGCATCCACACCGCGGTGGCGCGCGTCCGGAGCGCAGTGGGGAACAACGTGCTGCTGCGCTGCGGCACCATCGGAGTGCCCATCCCAGACCTCACGTGGCGCAGGGCGGACGGCAAGTTGATCAACGGAACCG TCCAGCAGGAGATCTCCCAGGAGGGCATCACCTGGTCCATCCTCAGCGTGCCGGCCGTGTCCTACCGGGACTCGGGGAAGTACGTCTGCAAGGCCGTCAACTACGCCGGTGAGGCCGAGGCCGTGATCTCCCTCATGGTGTCCAACGGCCCCAAGGCGGACGGCAATCAGACCGGCGCCGACCGCAAACCCAAGGCCAAGAAACCCAACCCGATGGGCAAGGCCGCCTACCAGGAGAAACTGGTGGCCCGGTACGCGCTCCcggccaccaacaccaccccccgcCCTCCGGCCCCGGAGCCTGCCGCCCCGCTGGCCCCCGACCGGGGCGCGGGGCCGCCGCCGGGCCGTCGGACGGCTCGGACGGCGGCCCACCGGG CCGGCCCCGCCACGTCCTCAGCCCAGGACGGCCTGCTGGACCTGGAGAAGACCAACCTCAGCAACCTGGCGGCCAACACCTCGTCCCTGCAGCAGGACCCCGACCGGGTGGTGCGCTCGGTGAAGGTGGTGGGCGACACGGACAACACCATCGCCCTGAACTGGAGGGCGCCCAAGGCCAAGAACACCACGGCCTTCAGCGTGCTGTACGCCGTGTTCGGGGAGCGCGACATGAGGAAGATCAACGTGGGGGCTGGGCAGAACCGGGTCACCATCGAGGGGCTGGTGCCCCGCACCAAGTACatcgcctgcgtgtgtgtccggGGGCTCATCCCCAAGAAGGAGCAGTGCGTGATCTTCTCCACCGACGAGGCGGCGAGCGCCACGGGCACCCAGAAGCTGATCAATGTCATCGTGATCACGGTGGCGTGCATCATCGCCGTGCCGCTCACCGTCATCGTGTGCTGCGGCGCGCTCAAGCGCCGCATCCAGAAGTACTGGGGCAAGAAGTCCAAGGACATCCAGGACTCCTACGTGACTTTCGAGACGCTGTCGCCCGCCACCAAGGCCAAGGGCCAGGAGGGCGAGTACCTGACCCGGCTCAACCCGGAGGAGTCCAACCGGCTGCTGTCCGCCCGCTCCAGCCTGGACTCGGAGGCCACGGCCAAGATCGAGGGCCAGCCCAACGAGTACTTCTGCTGA
- the lrit2 gene encoding leucine-rich repeat, immunoglobulin-like domain and transmembrane domain-containing protein 2 codes for MDIFCRLLLIVVLTVNVQVCESLTQCLTGCSCVADRNGRSLICMEESAFGAIPDNIPVDMIKIRIEKSHFTEVPKGALLTVPNLENLWLNFNDITLINSKALEGLRNLSELRLQGNRLRSVPWTAFEDTPALKILDLKHNQLDVLPEHALKYLPGLTYLDLSFNQLSVISREVFLNWPLYQRIQSTSGQETNHQGPNVVLALHDNPWLCDCRLAGFVEFAKSLGPPILLMNSYLTCSGPDVRAGKFFHETELERCLRPVVSTPFTNISMPLGANITLQCMARGRPKPAVWWTYGLKIIRGFRESQEWISADIIRTSLVIPALHPVDRGLYTCSALNFLGNSSVSIALEVLHSPSSSSSSSSDAKSPSSPNGPRPRSGLPVPGGGGGGEEDNVYIDIRIAKQTVRGISIEWYATLERPSETWFTVHLGRADGAPGAREAVHVGPGLNAYAVSDLLPATKYDICVTLQNRSPRPGQCLVFVTGSDVTEKEQREKLIHIVVIVLAMVLAVPAGMYACTTDAKLACPEGVAKAWRNRQQRAGDRGGAGRERESTFDSLQAASDEGLVNRESSEDRKVRRRSEDRGLKNKMADHCRLTAELY; via the exons ATGGACATATTTTGTAGACTACTATTAATAGTTGTGTTGACCGTGAACGTGCAAGTATGTGAGTCTCTGACTCAATGTTTAACAGGGTGCAGTTGCGTGGCAGACCGTAATGGCAG GTCACTTATATGCATGGAGGAGAGTGCCTTCGGAGCCATACCGGACAACATTCCGGTAGACATGATCAAAATCCGCATAGAAAAGTCTCATTTCACCGAAGTCCCCAAGGGAGCCCTCTTAACCGTCCCAAACCTGGAAAACCTGTGGTTGAACTTTAACGACATCACTCTGATCAATTCAAAGGCTTTAGAGGGATTAAGAAACCTGTCCGAGTTACGTCTCCAAGGCAACAGGCTACGATCGGTGCCGTGGACGGCCTTCGAAGACACGCCCGCGCTCAAGATCCTGGACCTGAAGCACAACCAGCTAGACGTGTTGCCCGAACACGCGCTAAAATACCTGCCCGGTCTGACCTACTTAGACCTCTCTTTCAACCAGCTCTCGGTCATCTCGAGGGAAGTCTTCCTAAACTGGCCGCTCTACCAGAGAATACAGAGCACGAGCGGCCAGGAGACCAACCACCAAGGGCCCAACGTCGTGCTGGCGCTGCATGACAACCCGTGGCTCTGCGACTGCCGTCTGGCGGGCTTCGTGGAGTTCGCCAAGTCTCTTGGCCCGCCCATCCTCCTGATGAACTCCTACTTGACCTGCTCGGGTCCGGACGTCAGAGCGGGGAAGTTCTTCCACGAGACGGAGCTGGAGAGGTGTTTGAGGCCCGTGGTCTCCACCCCATTCACCAACATCAGCATGCCCCTGGGGGCGAACATCACCCTGCAGTGCATGGCGCGCGGCCGGCCCAAGCCCGCGGTGTGGTGGACATATGGCCTGAAGATAATCAGAGGATTTCGCG aATCCCAGGAATGGATCTCGGCCGACATCATCAGAACCAGCCTGGTCATCCCCGCCCTGCACCCCGTGGACCGCGGCCTCTACACCTGCAGCGCCCTCAACTTCCTGGGCAACTCCTCTGTCAGCATCGCCCTGGAGGTGCtccactctccctcctcctcctcctcctcctcctccgacgccAAGTCGCCGTCGTCCCCCaacggcccccggccccgctccggcctccccgtgcccggcggcggcggcggcggcgaggaggaCAACGTGTACATCGACATCCGTATCGCCAAGCAGACGGTGCGCGGCATCAGCATCGAGTGGTACGCCACGCTGGAGCGGCCCTCGGAGACCTGGTTCACGGTGCACCTGGGCCGCGCCGACGGGGCCCCCGGCGCCCGGGAGGCGGTGCACGTGGGGCCGGGCCTCAACGCCTACGCCGTGTCCGACCTGCTGCCCGCCACCAAGTACGACATCTGCGTCACGCTGCAGAACCGCAGCCCGCGGCCGGGCCAGTGCCTGGTGTTTGTGACGGGCAGTGACGTCACGGAGAAGGAGCAGCGGGAGAAGCTGATCCACATCGTGGTGATCGTGCTGGCCATGGTGCTGGCCGTGCCGGCGGGGATGTACGCGTGCACCACGGACGCCAAGCTGGCCTGCCCCGAGGGCGTGGcgaaggcctggaggaacagGCAGCAGAGGGCTGGGGatcggg ggggagccggcagggagagggagagcacgTTTGATAGCCTGCAGGCGGCCAGCGACGAGGGACTGGTGAACAGGGAGTCCAGCGAAGACCgaaaggtgaggaggaggtctgaAGATAGGGGGCTGAAGAACAAAATGGCGGACCACTGCAGACTCACTGCGGAACTGTATTAG